In one Syntrophales bacterium genomic region, the following are encoded:
- the lepA gene encoding translation elongation factor 4, whose product MDNIRNFSIIAHIDHGKSTLADRLIQFTGIVEDRNFQDQILDNMDIERERGITIKSQVVSLPYRAKNGIDYTLNLIDTPGHVDFSYEVSRSLASCEGVLLLIDAAQGVQAQTLANLYLAMEHNLEIIIVINKIDLPSADVDRVIEQIESELGLDATDHLKCSAKMGIGIEEILEAVVARVPPPQGNPDAPLAALIFDAKYDSFRGTVIHCRIFDGTIKAGDIIRFVYNNSSYRVEEVGHFLLQRVKRESLRAGDVGYIIAGVKTVSDVRTGDTITLENRPCEKPLPGFKEVKPVVFASIYPIAADDYSDLSDSLEKYKLNDASFIYEKDSSAALGQGFRCGFLGLLHLDIVQERLEREFDLSIIISVPSVRFRFTLKDGTTFFVDNPAHYPDQLSIMKAEEPYIRAAMMLPERYLGVVMKLCMEKRGVNSTLNYPSPGRAELTYEMPLAEVIFDFYDRFKSITQGYGSFDYDIIDYRESTLVLLDILVNGEKVDALSQIVHRERARSRGLQACERLKEEIPRQMFKIAIQGAIGGEVISRTTISAFRKDVIAKCYGGDISRKRKLLEKQKKGKKRMKMIGNVSIPQSAFLSVLKSDTE is encoded by the coding sequence ATGGACAACATAAGAAATTTTAGCATTATAGCTCATATCGACCACGGCAAGTCAACCCTTGCCGACCGGCTTATCCAGTTTACCGGCATTGTCGAGGATCGCAATTTTCAGGATCAGATACTCGACAATATGGACATAGAACGCGAGCGGGGAATTACGATCAAAAGCCAGGTAGTTTCTTTACCCTACCGGGCCAAGAACGGCATTGATTATACGCTTAATCTGATCGATACCCCTGGTCACGTAGATTTCAGCTATGAAGTGTCGCGCTCGCTGGCCTCCTGCGAAGGGGTCTTGCTGCTCATCGACGCCGCGCAAGGGGTGCAGGCCCAGACCCTGGCCAACCTCTATTTGGCCATGGAACACAATCTGGAGATAATCATCGTCATCAACAAGATAGACCTGCCGTCCGCGGATGTGGACAGGGTAATCGAGCAGATCGAATCGGAACTGGGGCTGGATGCGACCGACCACCTGAAATGTTCAGCAAAAATGGGTATCGGCATAGAGGAGATACTTGAAGCTGTTGTGGCTCGTGTTCCCCCGCCGCAGGGCAATCCGGATGCGCCGCTTGCCGCGTTGATCTTTGACGCAAAATACGATTCCTTCCGGGGAACGGTTATCCATTGCCGGATATTTGATGGAACCATAAAGGCCGGAGACATTATCCGCTTTGTTTATAACAATTCTTCGTACAGGGTTGAAGAGGTCGGCCATTTTCTGCTCCAGCGGGTAAAAAGGGAAAGCCTCCGCGCCGGGGATGTTGGCTACATTATCGCCGGCGTGAAGACGGTCTCGGATGTGCGCACCGGCGACACGATAACGCTCGAAAATCGTCCCTGCGAAAAACCACTCCCTGGCTTCAAGGAGGTAAAACCGGTTGTTTTCGCCTCAATTTATCCGATCGCCGCTGACGATTACTCCGATCTGTCTGATTCTCTGGAAAAATACAAGCTCAATGACGCCTCATTCATCTATGAAAAGGATTCTTCCGCGGCGCTTGGTCAAGGTTTCCGCTGTGGGTTCCTCGGTCTTCTCCACCTCGATATCGTCCAGGAACGTTTAGAGAGGGAATTCGACCTCTCTATTATCATTTCCGTCCCCAGCGTCCGCTTCCGGTTCACGCTGAAGGACGGCACGACATTTTTTGTGGACAACCCAGCGCATTATCCGGATCAGTTGTCCATAATGAAAGCTGAGGAACCGTACATACGGGCAGCGATGATGCTGCCGGAGAGGTATTTGGGCGTCGTCATGAAGCTCTGCATGGAAAAAAGGGGCGTCAACTCAACGTTGAACTACCCAAGCCCCGGGCGCGCCGAGCTTACCTATGAGATGCCGCTCGCCGAGGTGATCTTCGATTTCTATGACCGCTTCAAATCCATTACCCAGGGATACGGTTCTTTTGACTACGACATCATCGATTATCGGGAAAGCACCCTCGTTTTGCTAGATATTCTGGTAAACGGGGAAAAGGTGGATGCGCTGTCGCAAATCGTTCACCGCGAGCGGGCCCGTTCCCGCGGACTTCAGGCATGCGAAAGGCTCAAGGAGGAGATCCCCCGCCAAATGTTCAAGATTGCGATCCAGGGGGCAATCGGCGGCGAGGTAATCTCCCGCACAACCATTTCCGCCTTCCGAAAAGACGTAATCGCGAAGTGCTACGGCGGCGACATCTCCCGCAAAAGGAAACTGCTCGAAAAACAGAAAAAGGGCAAAAAACGGATGAAGATGATCGGCAACGTGAGCATCCCGCAAAGCGCCTTCCTCTCCGTTTTAAAATCAGATACGGAATAA
- a CDS encoding adenylate kinase translates to MNMLIFGPNGSGKGTQGASIKKKFNVLHIETGVIFRENIKKKTDLGNRAKEFIERGELVPDEITVPMILNRLQESDCKNGWLLDGFPRNLTQAKALANALNEARIKLNYVIEIVLPREIAKKRIMGRRICAVDNNHPNNIFIDAIKPIEKEGKLHCRICGSDQLGVRADDQDEAAIDRRHDIYYDKKSGTLAAINYFRSLTTLIEVDGAPGVEEVSASLLPKLA, encoded by the coding sequence ATGAACATGCTGATTTTTGGACCTAATGGAAGCGGCAAGGGTACCCAGGGTGCTTCCATTAAAAAAAAGTTCAACGTTTTGCACATAGAGACAGGGGTCATTTTTCGGGAGAATATCAAGAAAAAGACAGATCTGGGGAACAGGGCCAAAGAATTTATTGAGCGGGGAGAGCTGGTGCCCGATGAGATAACCGTCCCAATGATCCTCAATCGTCTGCAGGAAAGCGACTGCAAAAACGGTTGGCTGCTCGACGGCTTTCCCCGCAATCTGACCCAGGCCAAAGCCCTTGCAAATGCATTGAATGAAGCCAGAATAAAACTCAATTATGTTATCGAAATAGTCCTTCCCCGTGAGATCGCCAAGAAACGGATCATGGGACGACGTATTTGCGCGGTTGACAACAATCACCCCAACAATATCTTCATTGACGCGATAAAACCCATCGAAAAAGAGGGAAAATTGCATTGCCGTATCTGCGGTTCCGACCAATTGGGCGTCCGGGCCGATGATCAGGACGAGGCGGCGATTGACAGACGTCACGACATCTACTACGACAAGAAATCGGGAACACTTGCCGCGATCAATTATTTCAGGAGTCTCACTACTCTAATAGAAGTTGACGGAGCGCCCGGCGTAGAGGAAGTCTCTGCGTCACTCCTCCCCAAGCTCGCCTGA
- a CDS encoding ATP-binding protein, with translation MIIPAVLTPFDIYQPNAGYVLARVLTHIISFYFTAFLSIFVVDQEKKTRALLAEKQDAFTKLDILHKSIIESIDAGIMTVNPEGRIKSFNRAASEITGFNLSEVENQRLADIFPDFFDFSQKQKKGANNPPFFTRFEGVFNTSKGKKLKLGASLSQLRDPQGRIIGEIIIFEDVAEIIEMRESLEKSRRQAFTGEIAANLAHEIRNPLAAIGGSIQLLREDTPLDHVNQRLFDIIMRGKEQLESFLKDFLLLARPAPGICEEVELRKTILDVIDSLRLVPDWRQALKLNLRLPEAPLLINVNKTEIRQVLWNLTLNALQAMPAGGVLTIEVALCRKNDADAVQIRISDDGCGIDKIDLRRIFEPFYTTREVGTGLGLAVVSRIIENWQGTIAVESESGKGTTFAITFPPARSCPGKAM, from the coding sequence TTGATTATCCCGGCTGTGCTTACACCTTTTGATATTTATCAACCGAATGCCGGGTATGTCTTGGCAAGGGTTTTAACCCATATCATATCCTTCTATTTCACCGCCTTCCTGTCAATATTTGTTGTCGATCAGGAGAAAAAGACGAGGGCGCTGCTTGCCGAAAAACAGGATGCCTTCACCAAGCTCGACATCCTTCATAAAAGCATAATTGAGTCTATAGACGCGGGCATTATGACTGTCAATCCGGAAGGGCGGATAAAGTCTTTCAATCGTGCTGCGTCGGAGATAACCGGCTTTAATTTAAGTGAAGTTGAAAACCAAAGACTTGCCGATATATTCCCAGATTTTTTTGATTTTTCACAGAAGCAAAAGAAGGGCGCCAACAACCCCCCTTTTTTCACACGTTTTGAAGGGGTATTTAATACAAGCAAGGGGAAAAAGTTAAAGCTTGGCGCTTCACTCTCACAGCTTCGCGATCCGCAGGGCCGAATTATCGGAGAGATTATCATCTTTGAGGATGTTGCGGAGATTATCGAGATGCGGGAATCTCTGGAAAAAAGCCGCCGTCAGGCCTTTACCGGAGAAATTGCCGCCAATCTTGCCCATGAGATACGCAATCCCCTTGCCGCTATTGGTGGCTCAATACAGCTGCTGCGCGAGGATACCCCCCTTGACCATGTCAATCAGAGACTATTTGACATAATTATGAGGGGAAAGGAGCAATTGGAGAGTTTTCTAAAAGACTTTTTATTACTGGCAAGACCTGCTCCGGGTATTTGCGAGGAGGTTGAGCTGCGAAAAACAATCCTTGATGTTATTGATTCACTTCGTCTTGTTCCTGATTGGCGCCAAGCGTTAAAACTTAACCTCAGACTGCCGGAAGCCCCGTTATTGATCAATGTGAATAAAACAGAGATCAGGCAGGTTCTCTGGAATCTGACTCTGAACGCTCTTCAGGCGATGCCTGCAGGCGGAGTTTTGACCATTGAAGTTGCGTTGTGCCGGAAGAACGACGCCGATGCCGTCCAAATAAGGATCAGCGATGACGGTTGCGGCATTGATAAAATTGACCTACGGCGGATATTTGAACCTTTTTATACGACAAGGGAAGTGGGCACTGGTCTGGGATTGGCGGTAGTCAGTCGGATAATTGAAAACTGGCAGGGGACGATAGCGGTGGAAAGTGAATCAGGAAAGGGGACAACGTTTGCAATAACGTTTCCTCCTGCGCGTTCGTGCCCGGGAAAAGCGATGTGA
- a CDS encoding sigma-54 dependent transcriptional regulator → MAMAKILVVDDEQGMRELLEIMLVREGYRVVTAADATKALQRCRKEVFDLIITDLKMPKVDGLTFLREAKKISPGVMVILITAYASAETALAAMKEGVYDYLEKDFAIDDLKRIIRNALTNKGEKQKDLLFLKEVGQQVRFGEMIGKSSEILKIYATIRKIAQTLTNILILGESGTGKELVARAIHENSPRNGMPFVVINCGGIPENLLESELFGYCKGAFTGAYTDKQGLFEFARGGTIFLDEVAELSTFLQVKLLRVVQEKTFRRIGGSDDISVDVRIISATNKNLAEMVKAEKFREDLYYRLNVIPLFLPPLRERKEDIPILTNYFIEKYSKELGKDVKTISTYAMELLLGYQFPGNIRELKNIIERSVALETSNIILPDNLILSESIGRINSGTSSLGIADGAVNLNEELAIWEKNLIEKALKQANGAKSKAAELLGITYDSLHYRCEKLGISS, encoded by the coding sequence ATGGCAATGGCAAAAATACTCGTTGTTGATGATGAGCAAGGCATGCGGGAACTGCTCGAGATCATGCTTGTCCGGGAGGGATACAGGGTTGTAACGGCGGCAGACGCAACCAAAGCGCTGCAGCGCTGCCGCAAAGAGGTCTTTGATCTGATCATCACGGACCTCAAAATGCCTAAGGTTGACGGATTAACCTTTCTGCGGGAGGCAAAGAAAATTTCTCCCGGCGTCATGGTGATCCTGATCACTGCGTACGCCTCGGCGGAAACGGCGCTCGCGGCGATGAAGGAAGGCGTTTACGACTACCTCGAAAAGGATTTTGCGATTGATGATTTAAAAAGAATCATCCGCAATGCTCTGACTAACAAAGGGGAAAAACAGAAAGACCTCCTTTTTCTGAAGGAAGTCGGCCAGCAGGTGCGCTTTGGAGAAATGATCGGGAAAAGCAGCGAGATACTCAAAATATACGCAACCATAAGAAAGATTGCGCAAACCCTCACAAATATTCTGATTCTCGGAGAAAGCGGCACCGGAAAGGAGCTTGTGGCAAGGGCAATCCATGAGAACAGTCCCCGCAACGGAATGCCTTTTGTCGTGATTAATTGCGGAGGCATACCGGAAAATCTTCTGGAGAGTGAACTATTCGGTTATTGCAAAGGCGCTTTCACCGGAGCTTACACGGATAAGCAGGGGCTTTTTGAGTTTGCCAGGGGGGGGACAATTTTTCTTGATGAGGTAGCGGAACTCTCCACGTTTCTCCAGGTTAAACTGCTTAGGGTTGTTCAGGAAAAAACCTTTCGCCGGATCGGCGGTTCCGATGACATTAGCGTAGATGTGCGCATTATTTCCGCCACAAACAAAAATCTTGCTGAAATGGTTAAAGCCGAGAAATTCCGAGAGGATTTGTACTACAGGCTAAATGTGATCCCGCTTTTTCTGCCTCCTCTCCGAGAGAGGAAGGAAGACATCCCCATTCTCACAAATTACTTTATCGAAAAATATTCAAAAGAGTTGGGAAAAGACGTAAAAACGATATCAACCTATGCAATGGAACTGCTTCTTGGGTATCAATTTCCCGGCAATATACGCGAGTTGAAGAATATCATAGAACGGAGCGTGGCTCTGGAGACATCTAACATCATATTGCCAGATAATTTGATTCTTTCCGAAAGTATAGGGAGGATAAACAGCGGAACGTCTTCCCTCGGCATTGCCGATGGCGCGGTGAATCTCAATGAGGAACTGGCGATCTGGGAAAAAAATCTGATCGAAAAGGCACTCAAACAAGCGAATGGGGCAAAGAGCAAGGCAGCGGAGTTATTAGGAATAACCTATGATTCCCTTCATTATCGCTGTGAAAAACTGGGGATATCCTCATGA
- a CDS encoding ABC transporter substrate-binding protein gives MKLFKRGFLVGILAISFLWPGMAFSESIKVGAAINLTGPASSWGKFHAKGQQDYFRYVNEVKGGVNGKKIEMILVDTAYKVPEAVAAVRKFAVQDKVDMIATWGTGEGLAAKPVIQNYKIPTINYSTGWEILEAPIEYMYLPFGSYRLDSEAVLDYIMAVHKGKEPPKVGLLTYNNAYGRSIHKPTKEYAAKKKINIVAIEEFPAKTVDLSTELLRLQKAGAEYIFIQMLPAAIITALRSADRINYNPPFIGTWTSTDPDFFKMGQGLIRNRLKMQFPGCLPGDNNQGIALMQDLIKRYKTVDKFDNAYWEGVVVGSIMERAMVRADEKFKAVNSKTINSAMESFKNEDFGGLIPAVSYSPSDHEASFSGRMVSVNEDGSFTPLTNFYVPGKENVKFLK, from the coding sequence ATGAAATTATTTAAAAGAGGGTTTCTGGTTGGCATCCTTGCCATTTCTTTTCTGTGGCCGGGGATGGCGTTTTCGGAGTCTATCAAGGTAGGCGCCGCTATCAATTTAACTGGTCCGGCATCAAGCTGGGGAAAATTTCACGCTAAAGGACAGCAGGATTATTTCCGTTATGTAAATGAAGTAAAAGGCGGTGTTAACGGCAAAAAGATTGAAATGATCCTTGTGGATACAGCTTACAAGGTTCCCGAGGCGGTAGCCGCGGTTAGAAAGTTCGCCGTCCAGGACAAGGTTGACATGATCGCCACCTGGGGGACAGGGGAAGGACTCGCCGCCAAGCCGGTCATTCAGAATTACAAGATACCTACCATTAATTATTCAACTGGGTGGGAGATACTGGAAGCGCCGATAGAATATATGTACCTGCCTTTTGGCAGTTACCGCCTGGATTCCGAGGCCGTTCTTGATTACATCATGGCTGTCCACAAAGGCAAGGAACCGCCGAAGGTCGGGCTTCTCACCTACAACAATGCCTACGGACGCTCGATTCATAAACCCACCAAGGAATATGCCGCCAAAAAGAAGATAAATATTGTTGCAATTGAGGAATTTCCCGCGAAAACGGTTGATCTTTCAACGGAACTGCTGCGGCTCCAAAAAGCCGGTGCTGAATATATCTTCATTCAGATGTTGCCGGCGGCTATCATAACGGCCCTGCGCAGCGCCGATCGAATCAACTACAACCCACCATTTATCGGTACGTGGACCTCTACCGATCCGGATTTTTTCAAGATGGGACAGGGCCTGATCAGAAACCGGCTGAAAATGCAGTTCCCCGGCTGTCTGCCTGGCGATAATAATCAGGGAATAGCGCTTATGCAGGATTTGATCAAACGATACAAGACAGTCGATAAATTCGATAACGCCTATTGGGAAGGGGTTGTCGTTGGCAGCATCATGGAGCGGGCGATGGTGCGGGCTGACGAAAAATTCAAGGCCGTCAACAGCAAAACCATTAACAGTGCGATGGAATCCTTTAAAAATGAGGATTTTGGCGGCTTGATTCCAGCCGTTTCATACTCGCCTTCCGATCACGAAGCATCCTTTAGCGGGCGCATGGTTTCCGTGAATGAAGATGGTTCGTTTACGCCTCTGACGAATTTCTACGTACCGGGCAAAGAAAATGTGAAATTCCTTAAATAG
- a CDS encoding ABC transporter ATP-binding protein, whose amino-acid sequence MKAFRGQPSIYENTKNARRPAEIEIRGLSLSFGGVRALTNVDLTVKSGELFAVIGPNGAGKTSLMNCITGFYHPEAGKIIYNGKQIENLHPHQLVKIGIGRTFQNIELFPGMTVISNLFLARHIHYRYGFLPACFFLKSVRQEEIAHRRILEEIIDFLEIQSVRNKPVGSLPYGMMKRIELGRALALQPDLLVLDEPFAGMNLEEKEDMVRFLLELNRAWGQTMILVEHDMAIVMSIAKRIAVLNFGEKLAEGTPGEIVKHPEVIKAYLGDDKIL is encoded by the coding sequence ATGAAGGCGTTCAGGGGACAGCCGTCCATTTACGAAAACACAAAAAACGCCAGAAGACCGGCGGAGATTGAGATAAGGGGGCTGTCCCTTTCCTTTGGAGGCGTCAGGGCGCTGACAAATGTTGATTTGACGGTGAAGAGCGGCGAGCTCTTCGCCGTCATCGGCCCTAACGGCGCAGGAAAAACCAGCCTGATGAACTGCATCACCGGTTTCTATCATCCAGAAGCAGGCAAGATCATCTACAACGGAAAACAAATTGAAAATTTACATCCCCATCAGCTGGTAAAAATTGGCATTGGCAGAACCTTTCAGAATATTGAATTGTTTCCCGGAATGACCGTTATTTCCAATCTTTTCCTTGCCCGGCACATCCACTACCGTTACGGTTTTTTACCGGCCTGCTTTTTTTTGAAATCGGTACGTCAGGAGGAGATTGCCCACCGTCGCATTCTGGAGGAGATCATTGATTTTCTGGAAATCCAGTCCGTTCGCAACAAACCGGTCGGTTCGCTGCCTTACGGAATGATGAAGCGAATCGAGCTGGGAAGAGCGCTTGCCCTCCAGCCTGATCTGCTTGTGCTTGACGAACCGTTCGCGGGAATGAATCTTGAGGAAAAAGAGGATATGGTGCGTTTTCTGCTCGAGCTTAACAGGGCTTGGGGGCAAACCATGATTCTTGTTGAGCACGATATGGCAATTGTCATGAGCATTGCCAAAAGGATTGCCGTGCTCAATTTTGGAGAAAAGCTGGCAGAGGGAACTCCCGGTGAAATTGTCAAACACCCGGAGGTGATCAAGGCATACCTCGGTGATGATAAAATTCTCTGA
- a CDS encoding AMP-binding protein, translating into MSFDSNEQNKDFRGTIPQLLASQAESIIGDQAAIREKAYGIWDVYSWKAYLGYVKKIGLGLIAIGFKRGDVVGLITDNHSEWLFAEVGTQAVGGISLNLFTSAVSAELAIALNRVSAAFVFAENQEQVDKLLESRDKLSHVKNVIYIDPTGMRSYDDNPWIISYRDLLAQGEKLDNERAELFHEELKKGRGEETALMIQTSGTTGVPKMAMLSHQNIITIGKMWTTAIDIKPGENWLSMSPPAWIVDQMWAFGVALYSGMTMNFPEMPETVVEDFREIGPSRIITASRFWEDMASKIRVKMGDAGFIKRYLFNQAERVGRLMENTRMQKKTPSFLLSFLHKLSSIIIYRRLLDRVGCANFLGAYTGGHPISPDVIIFFRSFGLNLKQCYGLTESGGIFQIQPDDEVKPETVGKPLPGVEIKIDENQEVLIRSGSSFQGYYQNEQATAAAFLDGWLRTGDAGYLDQDGHLLIIGRKEEVIRNKSGEAFSPDFIETRLKFSPFIKEAVIFGEGRPFLTALINIDLGNTGSWAEKRMIPYTTYIDLSQQPPVEELILSEVRTVNQQLPDVMKINKFILLYKLLDADDEELTRTGKVRRHFVSESYNLLIEGMYTGKSEIPIKGKIRYRDGQVGEIDTIVRVMTAL; encoded by the coding sequence TTGAGCTTCGACAGCAACGAGCAAAATAAAGATTTTCGGGGAACTATCCCGCAGCTCCTGGCTTCACAGGCTGAAAGCATTATTGGAGACCAGGCCGCCATCAGGGAAAAAGCTTACGGCATCTGGGACGTTTACAGTTGGAAAGCTTACCTTGGCTACGTAAAGAAAATTGGGCTCGGCCTGATCGCGATCGGATTTAAACGGGGCGATGTGGTGGGGCTCATCACTGACAATCATTCGGAATGGCTGTTTGCCGAAGTGGGGACACAGGCGGTGGGCGGCATCAGCTTGAATTTGTTCACATCGGCTGTCTCGGCGGAACTTGCTATTGCCTTGAACCGGGTCAGCGCCGCTTTTGTCTTTGCCGAAAATCAGGAACAGGTTGACAAGCTCTTGGAGAGCCGCGATAAACTGAGCCATGTCAAAAATGTTATCTACATTGATCCTACGGGAATGCGCTCCTACGATGACAATCCCTGGATTATTTCCTACCGTGATCTGCTTGCGCAAGGCGAAAAACTTGATAACGAGCGCGCGGAGCTTTTCCATGAAGAGCTGAAAAAAGGCAGGGGCGAAGAAACAGCCCTGATGATTCAGACGTCAGGGACAACAGGCGTGCCCAAGATGGCGATGCTGTCGCACCAGAACATCATCACAATCGGCAAAATGTGGACCACGGCGATAGATATAAAACCAGGCGAAAACTGGCTTTCAATGTCGCCGCCGGCATGGATTGTCGATCAGATGTGGGCCTTTGGCGTAGCGCTTTACTCGGGAATGACGATGAATTTCCCGGAAATGCCGGAGACAGTGGTGGAGGATTTTCGGGAGATCGGGCCATCCCGCATAATCACGGCATCGCGTTTCTGGGAGGACATGGCGTCGAAGATTCGCGTCAAGATGGGGGATGCAGGGTTCATCAAGCGCTATCTTTTCAACCAGGCAGAACGAGTGGGACGCTTGATGGAAAACACCCGCATGCAGAAAAAAACCCCCTCATTCCTTTTGAGTTTCCTTCACAAACTATCCTCCATAATAATTTATCGTCGTCTTCTCGATCGCGTGGGGTGTGCGAACTTTCTTGGCGCCTACACCGGCGGTCATCCGATCAGCCCGGATGTTATAATCTTTTTCCGTTCCTTCGGTCTTAATTTGAAGCAGTGCTATGGTTTGACCGAGTCCGGGGGAATCTTTCAGATTCAGCCGGATGACGAAGTGAAACCGGAAACGGTCGGCAAGCCGCTCCCCGGCGTCGAGATAAAAATTGATGAAAATCAGGAGGTGCTGATTCGCAGCGGTTCCTCCTTTCAAGGATATTATCAGAATGAGCAGGCGACCGCGGCTGCCTTCTTGGATGGCTGGCTGCGGACCGGAGACGCCGGTTATCTCGATCAGGATGGTCATCTGTTGATTATCGGTCGTAAGGAAGAGGTTATCCGCAATAAGAGCGGTGAAGCCTTTTCCCCTGATTTCATTGAAACAAGGCTTAAGTTCAGCCCCTTTATCAAAGAGGCCGTTATCTTCGGCGAGGGGCGACCGTTTTTGACGGCGCTGATCAACATCGATCTCGGCAACACCGGGAGCTGGGCGGAAAAAAGAATGATCCCCTACACGACTTATATAGATCTTTCTCAGCAGCCGCCCGTGGAAGAGTTGATCCTATCGGAAGTGCGCACCGTCAATCAGCAATTGCCGGATGTTATGAAAATCAACAAATTCATCCTGCTTTATAAGCTGCTGGATGCCGATGATGAGGAATTGACCAGAACCGGCAAGGTGCGCCGCCACTTTGTCAGTGAATCGTATAACCTCTTGATAGAGGGCATGTACACAGGCAAAAGCGAGATTCCGATCAAGGGGAAAATACGCTATCGCGATGGGCAGGTAGGCGAGATAGATACAATCGTGCGGGTTATGACTGCATTATAA
- a CDS encoding branched-chain amino acid ABC transporter permease, translating into MDFFLQLLIGGLSVGFVYGLSAMGFVMIFKSSSVLNFAHGELLALGGYFFLIFITVVKLPVILAFIFTLVACFITGILIERVFLRPLIGEKLIFVIMLTVGLAAMFKGIILLIWGGNLYTYPNFLPESMGFRLGVVSIPPVYVATFGIGIFFLIIFGLFFKFSSQGIYMRSVADNQRAALSLGVNVRRVFALSWAIAALVAGMSGIVLGIINGVNVHDLSALGLKVFPVIILGGLDSIGGAIVGGLIIGLLETFTGGYISPSLRDVVPYIILVLILLIKPYGLFGLKEIERV; encoded by the coding sequence GTGGATTTTTTTTTGCAGCTGCTGATCGGAGGTCTTTCCGTCGGGTTCGTATATGGACTTTCCGCGATGGGTTTTGTAATGATCTTCAAATCGTCAAGCGTTTTGAACTTTGCGCATGGTGAATTGCTCGCACTGGGCGGTTATTTCTTTCTGATCTTTATCACGGTTGTCAAGCTGCCTGTTATTCTTGCGTTTATCTTTACGCTTGTTGCCTGTTTTATTACCGGAATCCTGATTGAAAGGGTTTTTCTCAGGCCCTTGATTGGAGAGAAACTGATCTTTGTCATAATGCTGACGGTTGGTCTGGCGGCAATGTTCAAAGGGATAATTCTGCTTATCTGGGGGGGTAATCTCTACACATACCCCAATTTTCTTCCGGAATCGATGGGCTTTCGTTTAGGGGTGGTCAGCATCCCGCCTGTTTATGTGGCGACTTTTGGCATAGGCATCTTCTTTTTGATAATCTTCGGTCTTTTCTTTAAATTTTCCTCACAGGGGATTTACATGCGCTCTGTTGCCGACAACCAGCGGGCCGCCCTTTCTCTCGGCGTCAATGTAAGACGCGTTTTTGCCCTTTCCTGGGCGATAGCCGCCCTTGTAGCCGGGATGAGCGGCATAGTTCTGGGAATTATCAACGGCGTCAATGTTCACGATCTGTCCGCTTTGGGTTTAAAGGTGTTTCCGGTAATCATTCTTGGAGGGCTTGACAGCATCGGCGGCGCGATCGTCGGCGGTCTGATTATTGGTCTTTTGGAGACGTTTACCGGGGGATATATCTCCCCCTCGCTGCGCGATGTTGTGCCTTATATAATCCTGGTGCTTATTCTGCTGATCAAGCCATACGGTTTGTTCGGGTTAAAAGAAATCGAACGGGTTTAA